From a single Lentimicrobiaceae bacterium genomic region:
- a CDS encoding response regulator — MTKIKILIIDDEPPARDIIRHYLAEQTDIELAGECENGFEALKMITEIKPDLIFLDVQMPKITGFELLELLPDPPQIVFTTAYDEFAIKAFEMNAVDYLLKPFAKARLSQAIERARQRLLTQKIGNQQEITELKAKLDDTSGELDRIVTRLGSKIVVIPVDKIWYIEAQDDYVMVYSELGNHLKEKTMKYFETHLAPQGFIRIHRSHLVNVNQILSVDLYGKDTHLVSLKCGAKLKTSAEGYKRLRDLL, encoded by the coding sequence ATGACAAAAATAAAAATCCTGATCATTGATGATGAGCCTCCTGCCCGAGATATTATAAGGCATTATTTAGCCGAACAGACCGATATTGAACTGGCCGGAGAATGTGAAAATGGGTTTGAAGCCCTGAAAATGATTACTGAAATTAAACCCGATCTCATATTTCTGGATGTGCAGATGCCGAAGATTACCGGTTTTGAACTGCTCGAACTTCTGCCGGATCCGCCACAGATTGTTTTTACTACTGCGTATGATGAGTTTGCCATCAAAGCATTTGAAATGAATGCGGTAGATTACCTGCTGAAACCATTTGCCAAAGCCCGCCTGTCTCAGGCAATCGAAAGGGCACGGCAGCGGCTCTTAACTCAAAAGATAGGCAATCAGCAGGAAATTACAGAACTTAAAGCAAAACTCGATGATACCAGCGGTGAACTTGACCGGATAGTTACCAGGCTTGGAAGTAAAATTGTGGTTATTCCCGTTGATAAAATATGGTACATCGAAGCACAGGACGATTATGTGATGGTTTATTCTGAATTGGGTAACCATCTGAAAGAGAAAACCATGAAGTATTTTGAGACTCATCTTGCACCTCAGGGGTTTATCCGCATTCATCGCAGTCACCTTGTAAATGTGAATCAGATACTGTCTGTTGACTTGTACGGAAAAGATACGCATCTGGTTAGTTTGAAGTGTGGTGCAAAGCTTAAGACCAGTGCTGAAGGATATAAAAGGCTCAGGGATTTGTTGTAA
- a CDS encoding histidine kinase, with amino-acid sequence MLAKLFSNKLLPVYAGAWLVIAFVHYTILRFQLHINEVWSVSEALVFNAVFALLGIGLWYLVKFSDYEKLNSQEMILRHVTSGTVTMLILFGSVYLIMGAVSGNDAEYMALFNETMMVKVFAGLMLYIIMITVFYLLINNQNLKERRAREAALQNLLHESELNSLRAQIKPHFLFNSLNSISSLTITNPEKAQEMVINLSEFMRYSLSFSDNKMSSLKQELYHLRLYLDIEKVRFGGRLMITESFEDGILDWPLPPMILQPLVENAVKHGVYDTPGQSFIKIEGSKNNGWLEIVVSNNFDPAMPRKRGTGTGLANVMKRMQMVYGISTLAKISKNENMFEVKLKFPGNDKNKNPDH; translated from the coding sequence ATGTTGGCAAAACTGTTCAGCAACAAGCTTTTACCAGTCTATGCAGGAGCATGGCTGGTCATTGCTTTTGTGCACTATACCATTCTGCGGTTCCAGCTTCATATCAATGAGGTGTGGTCTGTTTCAGAAGCTCTGGTGTTTAATGCCGTTTTTGCTTTGTTAGGTATAGGTTTATGGTATCTGGTTAAATTTTCTGATTACGAAAAATTAAACAGCCAGGAAATGATTCTGAGGCATGTGACCAGTGGAACAGTTACCATGTTGATACTGTTTGGAAGTGTTTACCTGATTATGGGCGCTGTTTCAGGAAACGATGCGGAATATATGGCTTTGTTCAATGAAACAATGATGGTAAAAGTTTTTGCAGGCCTGATGCTGTATATTATAATGATTACGGTGTTTTATCTGCTCATCAATAACCAGAACCTGAAAGAACGGCGGGCGCGCGAAGCAGCTTTGCAAAACCTGTTGCACGAAAGCGAATTAAATTCGTTGCGCGCCCAGATTAAACCTCACTTCCTGTTTAACAGCCTCAATTCAATAAGCTCGCTTACGATTACCAATCCCGAAAAAGCGCAGGAAATGGTCATCAACCTGTCAGAATTTATGCGATATTCATTAAGTTTCTCAGATAATAAAATGAGCTCATTGAAACAGGAGTTGTATCATTTGAGATTATACCTCGATATCGAAAAAGTCAGATTCGGCGGAAGATTAATGATCACTGAATCATTTGAAGATGGTATTCTGGATTGGCCGCTTCCGCCGATGATTTTGCAACCCCTGGTAGAAAATGCAGTAAAACATGGAGTGTATGATACACCAGGGCAATCATTTATAAAAATTGAAGGAAGTAAGAATAATGGTTGGCTCGAAATTGTTGTATCCAATAACTTCGATCCTGCAATGCCGCGCAAACGGGGCACTGGTACTGGCTTAGCCAATGTGATGAAACGAATGCAGATGGTGTATGGTATCTCAACACTGGCGAAAATCAGTAAAAATGAAAATATGTTTGAAGTTAAACTGAAATTTCCGGGAAATGACAAAAATAAAAATCCTGATCATTGA